The sequence below is a genomic window from Bactrocera neohumeralis isolate Rockhampton chromosome 4, APGP_CSIRO_Bneo_wtdbg2-racon-allhic-juicebox.fasta_v2, whole genome shotgun sequence.
TGTATTGCTCGTACAGAAAAAGTCGAATATGTGATTGTTGTTGGCAGAAGGACATGTGCTTCCAAAGTTCTAATTGGAAAAGGTACAAGTTCAaccacttacatatacatacatatgtacgtatgtcaTTAACTTAGCGTATTTCGTGAGGTTTCTTTATGTAAAACATATTAATATACTCCCAAGCATGATAgcaatttgtatttatgttgttatatatgcacatacatacatttaatacaTTTAAGTATATACTGCATTTTCTAAGCAAAAACAATACTTGCGCACTAAAATTTTTCACTCGCACTTTACATAAACACTCATTCAATCGTTGCAATCACTAACTAATAAAAATTCAGCACATTCATTCTACATTTATTTATCAATTACAATCAGTTGATGTCAGAACGAACCTTTTAACTTGCTTTCAAACGTATGCATATATTCTTTATCACTTTATTACCGCACTACGTAACTTTAAAACTGTCTATTTTACGATTTCGACTTCCGACTCATAAATCATCCGACTTCTTCGAAAATCCAATAAGAAGTGAGCAAAACGATTGTATTGATGGGATACTCTCAATCATGGTATTTTCAAAGAGCAGAAATTTGCCAAACAGCTGATTTGAGGTGAATTAGCGAATTCTTTGAGACACACAGTGCGCACAGTGTTCATAGATTTTttgtaattgtaaaaaattaaagaatattcGAGTAATATCTGTTTTACCTCATGgagttgttaaaaaatttaaatttattttcatataacaaatataaatgaaaagcaggtatacaatttttacaaatataaaaacttaGAACTTCATTCAAATTAATGTAATTCAAATTATCTGGTAGCGTGAAAATTCGGCCAGCTGGTGGCTGACAGcagttttttacttttctttatttttgtctatgcattttattttatgagataTTTTGCGGCTGTTTAACAATAGTTAATAGCTaactcaaattatttatttaatttcgtaaAGTAAAAGATGGAATTTACAATAAATCATTACTTCAGTAAGCAGAGCAGCCGCTGTGGTTATTGCAAAGGCTTAAAAACATCGGTGTCCCATGGTAAGTTTGGAATTTTAACTAATGTTCTGAAAGAAATGGtatgaatgtttgtatgtatattgatttgtcaacaaaatattgaataataaattgttcaatacaacaaatatagaaaaaatgtatggCATTTGAAAGGAATTAAGAAACAAAACACTAGTAGGTATATAAATATGGGTATCAGTTGCAGAAGTTGAATTTGgtgcatatacttatgtagttAGATACTTGGTATAGCAGGGTACttacaataataatttacttacatacatatgtacatattaatgtgtaatgtacatatttaaatgtataattctTTTCTTAGAAATTGTTTCATTCAAATTTGTTATACTTGCTAtgtatattattgttattgcataTTATTAGTCATTTAGAACCTTATCAGTTTTAAGAGCTCTAATCATAACTGAATATAAATAACAgtttatgtatagtatatttttgagaaacaatattttttgagttttttgcatctgtattataataaaaattatagtatatttttaaaaaacaatattttatcgCAAGTTCTGCATCTTTAAAGACaatttttcgtgaatttttagGTATGCATTCATACACAATGTTTCCACAAGATTATCAGGAGTTGATCGATCGTGGCTGGCGCCGTTCCGGCCTTTATTGTTATAAGCCACTGAATAATGAAACCTGTTGTCCTTGTTATACAATCAAGtaagtatattatttatgaCATTGTTTTACCATTGCATTTATTAAATGTTCTTAATGTTACAGATGTGATGCTTTGGAATTCAAACTGACTAAatcgcataaaaaaattttgaaacgcATGACGCGCTTTCTTCGTGATggtaaaaaagataaaaacgaAGATTCTGTAACAAGCAGCACAGCCAAACAGGCTAACGCGGATGATGGTGCAGTTGGCGGTGCAGATAACGAAATGGATACTATGGGTGGAATAAATGACGAACCGCGAGAACCAAATTTGCCAATAACTGATGTCGATCTAGCAGCCGTTGCAGCTTCCAATCCGGAAAAGCATGAGGCAGCACGCAAGAAACATGAGCACTTCGATGATCAGACGGTTTCGCCAACACAAAGCATTAATACTATACCTACAGAAAGTGCGGATGTGGCAGACGGTCAAATTGCAACTAAGAAATGTACgaaatataaactatttataCCCTATCAgcatgacaagctgagtcgatttatacacgtccgtctgttcgtctaGTCTAGCAGACCTTCAACTGATTGTCAACAACCCTAAAATTTTAGGTGTTACATTCACACCCTTTGCACCTTCACTCTAGATATGACCGAGCTAAGTGCTAAAGTACAGCGCCGCAACAAAAGCCTCAAGTCGCAAGCCGGCAGCTCATGGGGAagagacaaagaaacgttgttggcaacatacaaggaaATCGGCCATTCGGTCATAAACTACGCCCACTGATATAGTCGCTTGGATGTAGTGCATCCCGCACGACTACGGGATGTCTCCGGTTTAACATTTGCACAGCCATGGCCCGCATGTTTCCTAtaaaggagcataatgaacttctATCCACGCAGTTCTGCTTTTTTCCCTTTCTCCCCCTAAGAATTTAGAATCACCTTCACCCCatttcgttctggatactgtagcaggttgaAATTCTACTTATTCAGAATCGACCCtgatatatcaaatatatatccAGCATGCAATGAGCACCATCATGTCTCTaatcacctctttgcatgcccagcgAACCCAAATCACGTATCACCCCTGTCCCTATGGTCCGGACGCATCGAAAGAGCACGTTTCGTGGGCTTGCAGTTAAATGACTTCGATGACAAACATCCCGAACTTTACCTGGGTGTAAATAACCGTTATGACAAcaacgatcaaaatcatgttgTCGTAAGGAAAACATTACAGCTTCGGTACAACCGATGTTAACATATTCTCTTATTAGAAATCACTTTGAACCTACATATATTCAAATTCTTCTAGCACACGATGGCATAAACGTACAACGGAAGAAAGCGAAGATTCTCCGCCTGGAACGTAGGCAAGCAAAAATTGCCGCTAAAGGCGTACAACAACCGGAAGatacaaaaaccacaacaaaaaagcaaagaaatgcTCAAGAGAAGACGCTTGCCGACTATTTTGCCGATGTCCAACCGAATGATAAACACAAATTACAGGTAAGTAACAACTTCTAAGcatcttgtttattttttattatttgcgaTACACGGGTTATCATTGTTCTGGCAATTTGGTAGAAATATtcaacttacatatgtatatactatttacGATATAACATTCTACAAGCTCGTATAATAAAactacttaaataaataaaatatcaaactttATTTCGATTcgatttgtattgttgttgctatttacaGGTGATTTTAATACCGCCGAATAAAAAACACGTTACTGATGAAGCATTCAATTTATATAAGAAATACCAATTGCTCGTACACAATGACGATCCTAATCGTCTAACACCATCTAGTTTAGAGCGTTTTTGTTACATGTCTCCTGTTAAGGTAATTAAATTGATTTCTCATCTATATTTCACAGTTAAAACTGGTACAAGTAAAAAGCCAACAATTCAAGGATACGCTAGACACGACATATGCGCTTTACCAGAAGTATCAAACAATCGTACACAATGATCCACCTACTCTTATTAGTGATTATTTGGAATTTTTACAAGAGTCGCCAATCAaggttaaattaatgaaaaacttacagttattattattttgattaacAAGCATTTATTTCATAACCAacgaaatttcatcaaaaagtattttctttttatttaattttgctgttTTCTTGCTTTTGCTTGTAGCACACTAAAACACGCGATGGTCCCACTGTCGGTTATGGCTCGTTTCATCAACAATATTGGTTGGATGATAAGCTTATAGCAGTCGCCGTAATTGACATACTGCCATATTGTGTTAGTTCAGTATACTTTTTCTATGACCCAGACTATAGCTTTTTGTCCTTGGGTACCTATGGTTCTCTGAGGTGTGTCGGAAGTGtatatgtaattgtttttgcatttaaataagtatatttttttattcctagAGAAATTGATCTTGTCCAGCAATTGGCCGACAAAGTGCCCGCTCTTAAATACTACTACATGGGTTTCTACATACATTCTTGCCCCAAAATGCGCTATAAGGGCCGTTTGACGCCCTCATATCTACTATGCCCCGAGGTGTACACATGGCATCTGTTGACTGAtggtatatttaattataattttaaataaaaatttagctgtaaacttatattttatattacagaAATTCGtgataaattaaatcaaaataaataccaaCGTTTTAATGAGAATGCCGGTGCTAAAGATGCAGAGGATTTTCAAGAATCGGACTTAAACAAAGCTGTGCTCTTATacgacaaaacttatttaaCTTATCGACAGTATATTCAGGTATGTATACCTTATTAACTGGTGACAGCGATTTGGATAATTTAATTTGaggcttttataaaataactaactaaattaatttgatttgttttgCCCTAACGGTCATGTTTTGGTTTTGGCTTTTGTTAAgggcatttttttcatatttttactgtatatatatttatattagagcgtgtcgattttttttttcattatgaacaactttgcctaagagactatggcTCTTAACCCGTTtgcgagccagcgatttttaagaaGTTTAAAATATCTGCGTAATCGATTGTATGAgtgatattttatatagttATCCAATCGGTCCGATCCTGACAAATGATTAATAGAATAGAATATCGAAATGcagttatgtatttacatttcaTTCCGATATCCCAAAAACTGACGAAGAAATTTATATGATCCCTAAAAAACTTCATCCTAAAAATCGCTGGCACGAAACCGGCTTTAGACCCGACCCATAGTATCTtaagcaaagttgttcagaatgatccgtagcaCATTTCCCGAGTACGCGTTTTTCCGATTTTTTGTTTCCTGTAAATcgttctaatgtatatatacctgaatagggtatattaaatttgtcacgaagtttgtaacacccagcagGAAATGTCGGACggcttataaatatatttttattctataTATGCCTAGCTGAGCCGATTTATTGTCAgtatataagcgaactagtcgctcattttttgagatatcggtctgaaattttgcacacgttctttttgCACCAAAAGGCTGCTCATGTACAGGAACCAAGAATATCGGaaaactatatcatatagctgccgtacaaactgaacaatccaagtgaagttcttgtatgtcTTGATTGTATGCTTCCTTATTTGACAAGgtgtcttcacaaaatttgacacacaTCTGACAGCCCTCTTCATTTGGTccaaccccgtcgaaacagcacgtttcctgggcctaccgttggatgacctcgataATAACCTAGATCCCAACGAGAATTAGGTACcggttacaacaacaacaacaaaattttaaacgatttaTTATCAATGGTAGCGCTATAATTTCTGAACTAATGcctcagatcggatcactatagcatatacttaGCTGCCAACAAACTAACTGCTCAAAATTAGGTGCTTCTAttggcattttttttatatgtaaagagTTTTATAGGTTCTGTGCAActcaaatttactttttatcttGGTTTAACTAAATagtcttatttttgttttaatatttagcttaagttttttttttaatttattctatgATACAGATTtcatgattaaaaaataaatttcggaaTGTTATAGCAAATTAAGGTTATAtaacgaattttttattgttatttcatattaaactacttttttttgctttattatattcaaataacgctcaattcaaataaaatcaaaaatttatttacttcaacGAAAAGTtaacaatatctttaattagaAATCTGTGTCATTTCATAACATTTtcgcttaaaaaattattggtaTATCTTGAAAACTCTGCTCCTTTTCCATGTTGTTTAAAATATTGCGCAGTCATTGAAAATACCCAGCATTGACAACATGTTGGACGTCATAAGGAGCAGAATTTACAAAAAGGTAATTGCacgtgttttatttaaatacatacatacctacatacatactaacatacatatgtacatacatacatacatacatacatgcgtacatgcgtacatacagacatatcaaCATACTTTCATACATACAGATGCCATTATGTAAATATCCAAATTCATAATtcattaaattcatatttttcgcttgttttgtgaaaaaaaaaaatatttttaattttttttgtaattatgtttATCGTTCTTTGTATTGCTTActctttgtattttttctaaatttacctaaacattttaatttcagatcactggtgatgatgatgatcGCGATTTAATAATAGAATATGGCAAACTGGTCGGCAAGTCGCTGGCCCATCGCATGCTCTATGTCAAAACTTAAAGTTGGCGGCCTAactttatattgtatttgtaaataatatttgaatttatggcataatttctttaaatgcaGTTGAACTGTTTATCTAAAATTATGCTTATTGtgaattaatagtttttttttaactttattatgtaatatttactaaaaatgctattgttttatttgaaatcaCTGTTTAGCAAAAATGAActagacaaaataaaaattaagttaatacAAAATGCCTTTTTCCAATCAAGAAATGAAGTTTTTTTAAGCGAtgaaaattcttataaaaaatcaaaatttcgtcaaatgaaaaagatttccatacatTAATTCTGATGGATCAATTTGTATGATTCTGAGCAAAGTCTTCAGAGTCTATATCGTTGCTTAATGCATTAacccatgtcaaatttcatgaagatgcattgtaaaataaataagctCGTATGGCAGCACTATGCTATAGTGATTTAATATCGGCGGTTCTGGCAAATAAGCAGCGCTTCTTGAGGAGTAAAGGACGTATGCAAGACTTTGTAATGACAGCTCATAAACTGAGAATAGTTCTTATGATGGTACCTTCTAGGTATTACAAAGTTTGTGCCAAACTTAGTATGTCCTGTTCAGGGTACTCGTCCATAGTATTAGATAAAGCTATCCAGTTTATAGTGGTTGGGCGGCTTAAATCCAGTTTCGCTAGGATAAAATATGTATAGctggcaaaaaaatatattataatgtatATAGTTACATATGGTATCTAAATCTCAAGAGATTGTTGTTTCTGTTGGCTAATGCTTTGCGCAATACGGTATAAATACTGTAAtatcttttacaatatttactttagtgcatataaatatgtaaataagtgtCAATATGTTTTTGATTCATGAATATAGCAGCTAGTAAATCGTTGTGCAACGGTTGAGCTATAAATAAAAGCGCATTAACGGCAACTGGTTTAagcttctaaaaatattatataaaaaattgcctTACTCAGCTCGGggatttaaaaactatttgctgTGTTATAAGTATGTGCAATATACTTCCTAATTGCTGGTCATAGAATACTTTAAGGTTTATTTCGGTTGAGTGGACTATAATAAAGCAGCATGGAAAATTTGTTATTGAGCTTGGTTGCCTTTCTTTTCCCACCGTTTTACTTTCCTACACTGACTGGCCAACGCAGATGGTTTTTATCTAATTTCGGAATAGGGTtccaaacatatacatatatacatatatatagaccAATCTATAAAGAGgactttcgaaaaatttcaactaaatcGGTCTTGTaaaacctgagaaatcgtgggtatcgctTTGAAAAACTTCTCTTCTAACAACAGCACACCAGTcgattcttcttttcgctatttggcgtcAATTCGAGAAACCTAACgcagccaggcccttctccacctgatctctccaacagagtggaggtctagCTCTTCCACTGCTTCTACTGACGGTTACTgaatcgaaaattttcaaagctgaagctttctcttccatccggataACGTGATCTAGCCAACGCAGCCGCTGTcccttgattcgctgaactatgtcaatgttgccttatatctcgtatagctcatcgttccatcgactgcggtactcgccgttaccaatgcacaaaggaccataaatattccacgaaacttttctctcgaacactcctaaagccgactcatcagatgatgcaATTGTTCATACCTCCACCTCCACctccaccatatagcaggacgggaatgatgatttatagaatttggtctttgttcatcgagagagaactttattttcaattgcctactgaaTCCAAAGTAGAACCATgatattgttggtgttgatgctggtttcaagatagacaagattatctatgacttcaaagttatgactgtcaacagtggcatgcgagccaagtcgcgacTATTTtctgactgtttgtttgatgacaggacacatttcgtcttgtcctcgttcaaaACCAGACCCATTATTTGAAACCTCACTTGGAATCGAACGGCTCGGTGAAATCATTctcgattctgacggagcttttggttttgatcaacgtcagcttacacagccgtattagcattgcgataccaagttcagacacaGCGGCATAGAGgtagttccttttcgtgctgtcgaacgcggctttaaaatcgacgaagagggaATTTGTGTCGATCTTCCTTGCACGGgtcctttccaagatttggcgcatagtgaaAATCTGTAAGATGGCAGATTTTCCGGGTCTGatgccacactgataaggtacaATTCATAAGTTGACGGTGAACTTCAGTTTTTCACAAACTACGCTCGTTAAGATCTTATTTGCTTGTGAGTCCCcccttttgtggattgggcagagcacacttaggttccaatcgtcgggcatgtttTCATCCCACCATatcaaagaagctgatgcatacatcttatcagctcttcgccggcgtatttgaatagctcggccggtaatccatcggcccttgccactttgttgttctttaggcgggtGATTGATATTCGAAtttctttatggtcgggcaatggaacatctattcTATCGTCATCCATCGGGGAaacgggttcaccatctccagaTGTTATACTTTCATTGCCCTTCGagaggctgaagaagtgtttcCTTCATAACATCAGTATGCTCTCAATATCAGATCACCATTTTGGGTTCTACAATAGTATACTCCGTccttgaaaccttccgttagtCGCTGcaacttttcgtagaattttcgagcattacccctgtcgaccagcttctcaagctcttcacactcacgcatttcggtctctttctgtttttgtatgcacatgcgtctcgctttcctttTCATTATTCATTAGCTTCAAACCAGCTGCAAAAATTTCTGTCAATATTACTACATAAGAACAACCCTAATGTGCGCATTCTACTGCAATCTACTTAAACGGCATATCAGTGTGATCCTCGTCATcatattatgttgttgtttcttaTTGCAATACTTAGTAAGATGCTTAACCATTTGAGCTTTTATAATGCATACTCGAGTTGATTTTAATATGAACGATTAACTGATGAGCTtcgcacttacacacacacatacatgcgcaaGAATATACAATTTCATTAACGCTTACCTTTGGCTATAACTTTCGATGCCTAAGCGCAACGACGCGCTCGGCGCTTCCTTACACAGCAGGTGGGTGCCGAGCGCCGCTGGCGTCGTCGGCGTTAACAGCCAGCGCAGTAGCTTTCTGGTGGCTGCGCCGAGCGCTCTAAATTCGCAACTTACGCTGCGGACACACAGCGTGCACATGTAGTTAAGTAtatatacgtgtgtatgtatgtacagtggcTTTTTCGTTTTCGACCGAGTTTCGCATTTGCGTTGGCTCTCACCTACATGCCGACACAGTCAAGCGCACGCTTGCCTATGcatgtatgcttgtgtgtgttgttgttagtATTGTTGGAAGAGCGCACGAATTAAAGCGCTGTCCGTTGGCAGTCAATCAATCGCGGCGGTTTggcgaaaattgaaaaagttagtCGAATTGAGccgtaaaatataaaagtttgccAAGTGCAGCGCGCAGTACGTTTGAACTATTCATAGCGTGCGGTGGTTTGGCTTACCAGCTTTACCAGCTTCGTAGCAGTGTCTAAAGTGTTACAGTTATAGCTAAGTAAAAAACACAAGTAACAGACGTGTGAATGCGTCAAACAGTGTAATAATTAGGTGTTTGGTCTCTTCGGCAGTGTGCAGAAGGTAAAGTGTTGTTGTCAAGTAGTATAAAACTGtatttttgttggaaaataCTTTGCAAGTGAACAAAGAAGCGTTTAGTTGAACGCTCGTACAatgaaatgattatttttatttcaaatgttttgtttaaatattagtGAGTGTTGTGTTTTCGAGTGCTTGtggcttaaataaaaaaattttaaatatgagtTTAAGTAGCAGACAAAGTTGTGTGTCTGCTTATCATTTTATAAGTGCAGCTTGGGTATTAAAGCCAAAATTTGGCAGCTCTTGAAATTGTTAGTGAAATACTAAGTAATTTCCTTAAATGAAGAGGCAATTTTTAAACAGAACTTGATGGTCATATTATTAAGGTTAACAAATTTGCAAAgagtattatatttaatattattattattttttttaaataaattaaaatagctTGCAATATGATTTTCTTACGATTTTTatgataaataatttataaaaaaaatgtattatttcaaaacttatatgttattaattaattactaaaaattaaaatttaatactaaaatcttttaaaattaaaatttaatattttaaaatttttttactcacaaatttatacataaataagctttcataattaaaaaaaaaactaagtaaataattaatagaaaatataatagtaatttcttttttatttgtatgtgtaaaaATTTGAGTATAAATAGatagttatataaaataatccttcaaaattcttttaaattttttttattaaaatttaattatttttaattacattttttttcgaaattaaaaaaaatttattaagaaacaaacttttaaatattttttctctgctaatatattaaaaaaatattcttagattttaaattaaaatttaatttttttcaatttaattttttttcggaattaaaaaaaatgcattatgaAACAAACTCTTAAATACTTTTACTGAGCTAATATATCAAAAACATATTCttagatttaaaatttgttaaattataatataaatattttcaatttaaaattttgttttgaaattaaaaaatatctacaaatgtatttttgtgcaaattatatactttttttctgagctaatacatatctacatatatataaaaaaaaattaaataaaaaataattaaaattttaattaaattttgaaaaatttaaaatctgaaaaatttaaaaccagaaaatttttaaagttaaaatttaattatttatgcaaattttaaatttttttgtgaaattaaaaaaaatatatgcatatgcatgtttttatattaatatataaaaattcttaaaaaaacgaatttttaaacttattaaaaactataatatgcatttttaaacaaacttatacatatatgtatgtagtacatatgtatgtataaacatctgagttcattaatttaaaaatatatattttcaaatgtaaaatatgttttgaatttaaaaaaatttatatatacatatgtatgtatgtacatacctacatacatatataaaacttatattttaaaatttctgtgatatttatttttatcaccttgattttttttattaatttcttttttaattaaaatgtatttattttaatttttgattttgtgaaattaaaaaatatatacatacattgtatgcatatgtagatataatctaataattttttaatataaaaaatttcaaacataacAAAGACTGGAATATGCATTTTAATACAGACctataaatgtgtaaaaatctgaattataaaaaataaaaatatatttttaatttttttaaatatttttaattgtaaaattcataataaaaaacaatgaaatcaaaaagtatgcataaatttaaatctgaaatttctctggtatttttttatttccttgaatattttttttcaatttttattcaatttatttttttaatttatttttaattaaattatttttttaataattttttatttttatttattttttaattaaattattatttttttataatatttttattttttaataaataattttttttaatattttttattttttaatttttttgaaattgtattacattttttaaatctgcTATATGAGTTATCTCAAATTATATGCAGTATCAGCTGGTTGAGATAATTTTGTGACATAAAACTGCAAAACATTGTTAATATtggatttgtatttgtaatagtaGGTACTGATAAAtcgaaatcgatcaaatatttttactattttacaaACAGATTCAAAATagattcaaacaaaaaattaccgttattgcacgcaatataattttttacaatgttATGTgcaattaaataattgaaaacgtGAATAACAAGCCTGCTCGTAAAACTTCcctacatggcgtatgagtgacattgctgtgttgtgGCGTCTTCATTAGTGTGCAATGTATGCgcatacataaatgcaaatatttgtaatattgtaTGTTGAGCATTATTGCACTATACTATTTTCTAAGACTatttgttttaaagaaaaaatgcttATCGGTGAAATtagtttttggaaataaaagtgCACACCAACACTTgcactttttataaagaatagaaaatgcatttaaataaaaatgcttttctcttaaaaaagtttattttacatCTGCGTAGTTGctaaaaccaatttatttttaaaattaattactatttgtgtacattttcctttaatttattttttatgcctagcacatttcccattaaaatttttttactatggTTTTATATGAAAACAGTTTAAATAATTGTTCAACTAACCCATTTctattataacaaatatttgttttaattaaccTAATAATTCTAcacctatttttttatttttttattagttttttgtcAGCATCACAGCTGCGTTACCAGCTATTAATCATAGCGGAACAGTTTGCAGGGcaattacaattatttatgAGTCAAAAAGCTAAAacttttgtgaacattaaatttaataaattgttggGGAGAAAACAGTAATATTATTAGCATCATAATTGACAATTAACAAATGTGTAcctacatataccatatatatgtatatacatatattcatatatatgtatgtatatgtacatatagaagTACTTTGGTGTAAAGTTAAATGcttattaacattaaaaatcTTTTACTTCAAACATGATTCATTaacttagaaaattattaaacaaaaaaaaatatttttaaaaaagtctttAGCTGCTATGCGAGCAGTAAAATTAAAGTAAACTGAACAGAATAtcaaaattcattcaaaaaaaaaaaatttttattattcaaaacttATTGATGTTCTTTCGCAGATGCTTAGCAGTAC
It includes:
- the LOC126755418 gene encoding arginyl-tRNA--protein transferase 1 isoform X4, coding for MEFTINHYFSKQSSRCGYCKGLKTSVSHGMHSYTMFPQDYQELIDRGWRRSGLYCYKPLNNETCCPCYTIKCDALEFKLTKSHKKILKRMTRFLRDGKKDKNEDSVTSSTAKQANADDGAVGGADNEMDTMGGINDEPREPNLPITDVDLAAVAASNPEKHEAARKKHEHFDDQTVSPTQSINTIPTESADVADGQIATKKSHDGINVQRKKAKILRLERRQAKIAAKGVQQPEDTKTTTKKQRNAQEKTLADYFADVQPNDKHKLQVILIPPNKKHVTDEAFNLYKKYQLLVHNDDPNRLTPSSLERFCYMSPVKHTKTRDGPTVGYGSFHQQYWLDDKLIAVAVIDILPYCVSSVYFFYDPDYSFLSLGTYGSLREIDLVQQLADKVPALKYYYMGFYIHSCPKMRYKGRLTPSYLLCPEVYTWHLLTDEIRDKLNQNKYQRFNENAGAKDAEDFQESDLNKAVLLYDKTYLTYRQYIQITGDDDDRDLIIEYGKLVGKSLAHRMLYVKT
- the LOC126755418 gene encoding arginyl-tRNA--protein transferase 1 isoform X3, encoding MEFTINHYFSKQSSRCGYCKGLKTSVSHGMHSYTMFPQDYQELIDRGWRRSGLYCYKPLNNETCCPCYTIKCDALEFKLTKSHKKILKRMTRFLRDGKKDKNEDSVTSSTAKQANADDGAVGGADNEMDTMGGINDEPREPNLPITDVDLAAVAASNPEKHEAARKKHEHFDDQTVSPTQSINTIPTESADVADGQIATKKSHDGINVQRKKAKILRLERRQAKIAAKGVQQPEDTKTTTKKQRNAQEKTLADYFADVQPNDKHKLQLKLVQVKSQQFKDTLDTTYALYQKYQTIVHNDPPTLISDYLEFLQESPIKHTKTRDGPTVGYGSFHQQYWLDDKLIAVAVIDILPYCVSSVYFFYDPDYSFLSLGTYGSLREIDLVQQLADKVPALKYYYMGFYIHSCPKMRYKGRLTPSYLLCPEVYTWHLLTDEIRDKLNQNKYQRFNENAGAKDAEDFQESDLNKAVLLYDKTYLTYRQYIQITGDDDDRDLIIEYGKLVGKSLAHRMLYVKT
- the LOC126755418 gene encoding arginyl-tRNA--protein transferase 1 isoform X2, which translates into the protein MEFTINHYFSKQSSRCGYCKGLKTSVSHGMHSYTMFPQDYQELIDRGWRRSGLYCYKPLNNETCCPCYTIKCDALEFKLTKSHKKILKRMTRFLRDGKKDKNEDSVTSSTAKQANADDGAVGGADNEMDTMGGINDEPREPNLPITDVDLAAVAASNPEKHEAARKKHEHFDDQTVSPTQSINTIPTESADVADGQIATKKSHDGINVQRKKAKILRLERRQAKIAAKGVQQPEDTKTTTKKQRNAQEKTLADYFADVQPNDKHKLQVILIPPNKKHVTDEAFNLYKKYQLLVHNDDPNRLTPSSLERFCYMSPVKHTKTRDGPTVGYGSFHQQYWLDDKLIAVAVIDILPYCVSSVYFFYDPDYSFLSLGTYGSLREIDLVQQLADKVPALKYYYMGFYIHSCPKMRYKGRLTPSYLLCPEVYTWHLLTDEIRDKLNQNKYQRFNENAGAKDAEDFQESDLNKAVLLYDKTYLTYRQYIQSLKIPSIDNMLDVIRSRIYKKITGDDDDRDLIIEYGKLVGKSLAHRMLYVKT